The following nucleotide sequence is from Citrus sinensis cultivar Valencia sweet orange chromosome 6, DVS_A1.0, whole genome shotgun sequence.
ACTAACAAAAGACAAGGCATTTGCTTCATGGTCGTATGCTTCAAGTTATAAGTTCTCAGCaatctttttccaatttttttttttttcaatcgcGTGAATAGTTGGTGATTCAATCATCCGAGCACTTGACTTTAGCCATGATCATAGATCAACTCTTTTCTCCGGATATACAACTCCAATTCATTAGTTTAATTTAGTAATataatatgtagaaaataattttgaacaaccaaaaattaattttggaattGCTTTAAACTTAATATAGGCTGTGTGAGATATTTGCacctaatatatatatatatactccTGACTCTCAATCTCTCACACTTTAGTGCAAAGCTTTATTGCAAAAATACTCATGATTTAAATTACTATCATAgacaatttaatataaataaataaatatataaaattctttgccaagtgataaattaatatattttctcaaacatgtgaaaaattttaaccacTTGATTTATTGACTTATGCTGTTAtaccttctcttttttttttttttaattatagagATATGCCCGTATGatgataacaaaaaaattgaagaaataaaatggataCATAGAAGTACGATTTCTatcacaataaaaaaacacattttcaaataaatgggATCAAAAGTTCACAAATATGATGTACAAAGTTACAAGAGTTCAAGCCTTATTGAAAAGCATTGTCtcaaaaaaggacaaaaaaattaaaaaagaaataaaaaaaggttCAAAGTTTTTGACAACAATATCTCCATCGTCTGCCTCCAATGAACCCATAAAtgccaaattatttttctccacTAGGATGACGCAGACTTACTCTCTCGCGACACCTTAACGATGGAGAAAAAGGAATTGTTGAATCTATGATGCCGACATGATGCAGTCAATTGCCTGCTTGCATATGCCTGTCATCGTGGCCTCAGGGCCATAGACCTGCAAATCAGGTAAAAGTTTCACAGAATTTAGAAACATTTTCAATCTAATAGCATAGTTTACGGATACGTATTGATCTCGTACCTCAAGTGGTATTCCCAGTTCCTCTCCCAGAGCACGCATCTTTGCAAGACCAGTCTGATAGTTCGGACCACCTCTTCGAACAAATATGTGCATTCTTGCTGCTTTTAGTTTGGATTCCTACGAGGAGAAGAAAATCAGATTAATACAAAAACAAGGAGTAAGCCAAAAGAATGAGAAACTACAAATGAAGTTGATATAATTCAAACTAGAATATTTACATACCTTCTCCCTCAAAGCTCGAATAATCCCATTGAATGTTGTAGCAACATCAGTAAAATTTGCAATACCCCCTCCAATGAGAAGGGCTCTCTTACGACCATCAGGATCTGCAGTGGCACACTACAATGCCCAAGGTTACATTGTTCCTCACCAGAAATGTTAAAATTGCCAGGATACATAGAGAGCTTGAGTTCCAAAAAACAAACCAAAGTTAGTAAAATCTCTTACATCAATAACAACCCTTGCATACTGCAACACCTCCTCCTCGTTGGGAGCTCCACTGTACTCTGCATAGTTACCAAGCTCCGATGCATAACCCAAGTCTCCAACCTAAAGAAATTCAAACAGAATTAATTGCTCGTAAACAAGAGTAGATATTGAAACTTGCAACAATATTGTTTCTAAAAAGCATTGTAATGTACGTAGTTCAACAAATGTGCCAATGGAAAAGTGAACAGAAGGACATGCTGGCACACTTACAGTATCAGCATATATTACACTAGCACCACCTCCAGCTACCATTGTCCATATACGCCCTTTGGGGTTCAATACAGTAAATTTCAAAGATGCACTTGTCTGCAACGTAAAAGCAAGAACATGATAAAGACAATATCTTCTGCTTTCTGGAATAAATTTCCTGATGAATAGACGCTAGAACAAGGGTAGAAGCACCTTTTCATCCAATGAGTGAATGAAGCTTTCAGTAGAGCTCAAGACTCTTCCAAAAGGCAAAGGAAACTCGATGTTGGCCCACCTGATCGTACAAAAGTATTTTAGTTAATACAAGATACCTAATAGAATGTCTTCAGATTACATGGCCATATACGTCAAGCATATATACACATACTTCTTAAAGTTCTTAAAGGCAGCAGTGTCATCCAGCTCTCCCCTCATATCCAGCGGGTATGGCTCCCCATTAACCAGTGTAAAGGGATTCATCTCTATGAAACTGAAGTCGAGATCTATGAAAAATGGATAAAGTTAAAAGTTAACATTGTTACCATGAAGAATATTATCTAACAATCAagtataaaaatgaattttaaaaacttaaataaaaataagaattccTTTCTCCCACCCCCTTCTCTTTCtccttcaataaattttttacccgTTAAGGATCCTATAGATGATTAAAATAGTTTTGCATATTTATGATCCCCAAAATAATTTGGGATATCCATTCATCTTCCAGCGACTTTGAGACCCTGTTCTTGATGGTTCCTAACCATCAGAACAATGTAGGTTCAAATAATCTGCATACAAAAGTAACTAGCTGAAATTTCAGTATGAGGCTTCTAAATCTTTTCTATACTCGTGATGACGTCTGTTCCAAAAGCAGGtggtagaaaattttaaaacttaaagacGGCGTACCTTGAAATACGGCAAAGACCCCCATGATGAAGTCACCAATTTTTCCAcgaaactaaaataatacaaaattcagGTTAGCACATGCTAGGTCCAAAGAAATCTATAAGACAAAAGAGAGAATGAAATCAGTAATTGATACAGGATCCTGAAAGCCCTCAACCATGAGGAATCTAAAAGATGAAGGAGAGTAGCATCATTTAAGATGAGCAGGTGAACAGAATTTGTTGGACCAAATCATATCAAATAATGTTACATCTATTGAGGACAAAGTTTTTCCTAgtattcaaataaatctagaataaaaaccataaacaACTGAGCAAGCATAGACGAACTCACCTCCAAAGGAAGTGTGGCTATCAAAGGAGCACATGCATCCAGTGTCATATGTTTCTCTGTTGGAAGGAATATTGTTTTCACCtgtaaaattgttaaaataataaaaaaatgtgtttcAATTCATATAGTCCCTGTATGCTATAGACTCCACCAATTCTAAACAAAATTGTAATCGAACAGAAAACTCgattccaaaataaataagaattggAAGAATTGTACTTTATGGCTACACCTTGTCCCAgttctcttcaatttcaataCCCCCACACTCTGAGAAGCTAATGGTGCATCCAAGCCTATCGGAGACTATTGAAAGATAGTACTCTTGGTTGTGAGGGACAAATGGTTCAACGATAAAGGTAGTTATTGGTCCCTTGCAACCGCCCATCTCAACCTAATAAAGATCCCATCCACACATCAGTataatgaaatcaaaattaacaaagtgtGAAGTCTCTGCTTTATTTGATCCATTCATCACCTCTGTACCAAGGCGTCCTTTGACAAATTCAGCCACTTGAGCTAGATCTAAATTCAATGCCACCAAACCACTCTTCCCACGTTTCCCAAACAACATATCGGGTTTCACAACCAATCTTGAGGATGAAAGCCATGGTTCTTTGTTTGTCAACTCAGAGAAGTCCGTAGATTCTGTCACCTAAAcaaaagaactaaaataattatttctctAAATTTCTGAAAAGGTCACAagtatttttcttccttttatcgtcctttaaaaaaaatgttaacttAGATAACAATCTCAGTCGTCAATTTACAGAAAAAGATGCCATAACATCTAAGAATACGGAAATCTTTTGGATCTATGAAACAGAATCACCTCATGTTAGATATTCTAATGATAAGAAACCATTATGCTGCCCAAATATCAACTAAATCCAGTCGCAAGCTCTGGTTTCAATCCCAGTTCAGCCAACTATACAAAAAGCTTAGATCTTGGCAGAAAGACATACTGATCTCATCTCATCACTTTATTTAAGGACAAAAACCAGCACTACGAGctcatacaaataaatattcaaaCTTTAACACCTTCAAagcaattcaaaaataaaatcacgATCAAATGAACAATCTTCAGtgattatcaaaatcaagaatACCCCACCAAACCTAGATGAAGTCTTGGCCTTTCCCCGAGGATGCTCACACTAGgcacaatcaaataaaaaacaaacacaaccACAGATGAACGGTAACCCCTTCATAAACAGATACACAGATTATGCTACTCAAATATCAACCGAATCAAGTTCCAAGTGCTCGATCCAATCCCAATTCAGCCAATTAGTTAAACAATTCGTATAGTTCATTCAATCCTGTTATAAAATCACAAAGCCATAGTGATCTCAACTCATTGTTACTAGTTAAGCTCAAAAACAAGTCATTCATACAAATAAAACGTACTTTCCAATCTTCAGAGCATTACAAACTAAAACAATGATGAAATTCTAACCAAAtgatcaaaataaagaatttcaaaCAAACCCCAGATGAATGCCATTTCCCACAAGATGCACACACTTTCACAAGAAAACATAAACACGGTtacacaaacaaaaaatttatctttttaggataattaataaaatagaagTTTCCAAATTGCAGCTATCCTAATGATCGGCAACCATTATGCTACACAAATATCAACCAAATCCAATTCCAAGCCCCAGATCCAATCCCATTTCAGTCAACTTGTcgaaaaacttaaatttttcattgaaGTCCAATAACACAACCAAAACAATACAGTGATCTCAATTCATTATCACTACTTGTTCAATAAACTGTCCCCTACACGTCCAAATTACAAACTTCAGAGCAATTCAATGCCAAAATCATGGTCAAATTCTAACCCAACTAAGtgatcatcaaaataaataattcccCGTCAAACCCCGATGAAATTTTGACATATCCAGCAACATAAACACACTGACAAATCAGATAAAAGATCACCTGAGCAGAGCAGATCTGAAGGTCGAGGCCAGCAAGACGCTTCAAGTGCTCTTTCAAAAGTCTCTTAGAATCATACTCTCTGATCTTCTTCCTAGCCATATCAAATACAACTCAATACCTCTGCAGGAACAACAAAACAAGAAggtatttttcaaatcaatataTCAAGCTAATGCTGTGTGATACAGTCTCTtgattgaattatatatatacacacacagaGAAGGAGAGAGAATCAAGAAGGAGGTTTATTGCTTGAAAGATAAGACAAGATAAAGGATTGATTGttactttttcaattattaatattatgataaaaaaattaagcttACAGTTCAGACAGAACAGCAAACAAGAAGTGAAGATGAGAGAAGTTTTGAGGAGTTGGCTTTGCTTTTGGTAAGTTGCCGTTGGTTGGTTGGCGAATTCTGCGaggggtaatttttaaaaacctcccctgaggtttgggcttgttgtaagtagatggcgagaattgatttatttgtaaaaaaccccctaccgtcagttaagtttaacattgaccgttaattgaccgtgcaaagacaatattacccttaacaatagtttgtaaacgaaaataactaaaaaaaaactaaaattattggtgcaaaaagcacaaaccctattttttgataattttatccttgtcaattctaaaaatttacaatatcatagttaaagattatgactatttcatttttaaattttaaattttaaattttatctttattgtagaaattttaagaaaatatcaataatttaaagaggattttttaattttttaattttaacttttttatagaaactttaagaaaatatcaataatttaaaaagtgtaaaataactaataattttggtttttttttagttattttcgtttataaactattgttaagggtaatattgtctttgcacggtcaactaacggtcaatgttaaacttaactgacggtagggggttttttacaaataaatcaattctcgccatctacttgcaataaacccaaacctcaggggaggtttttaaaaattacccattcTGCAAGAGACGTTGAgaaataagaattaagaattAGGTGCCAAAGTCAACAAACTCTTCTCCACACCTACCCCTTTTTTCCCCTCtgtttttcatattatttgcCCTTActactctaatttttttccccttaattttcagttttttaattaattttctccattttcagTTTTTCACCACTCTTATGAATAAtatcttatattattaattttttattcacaccaaaacttatatttatattttaatttatatgatttatttaatttacaataaatattaaaaaaaagtgtatatgaaaatcaaaataatattataaaattgtgGTGTCGGTGGATTATTAGATATTATGGAAATAATAAGGTTaagtgatatatattaattttagtaagAAAAACCGACAATCTCCGAATGcaatatctaataaatttattgaatttttaatttagcaaGTTGGCCATAAGTCAACTCatgaaaaaaaacattatttagttatcatcaattattaatttatagaatttttacTGTATTTAGACTCacatttaagttaaaatttgagCATAAGTTGACTTATATGTTGTTACAATAGTACAtcaaatataatgataaagagttaaaaaaaaatgaagaagttgGTTGAGGAAGAAGTTCTTGGTCAAATTCTATAGACCCATCATAAATAGTTCAAGAATTTCTTGGGCAGACCATAATGGTAGATGGTACATGCCTTTTAGTATTTAATagagaaaagagaatttatagaaagaaaatagatTGTTTTGAGAGAATTACTTTCCAAGTCAAGACTCCCTAGTTTAGAAAATACTTACCTCCTTTCTAATACATTTATCACAACATACATACACAAATAGATAACtgcttttaaattacaaacaaAGCACATCTAAATTAACTAGGAATGATAAGATCTTCAAGTCTTgagatatatttattttttattttattttaaattatatttatccaATTGGTTGTTGTTAATGTGTTAACATGTACTTGGATTCAGTAAATTAGCATTTAGTTAATTAGCTAATTATTTGCATTAGTTTAGGATTGTGGCTCCTACTTTTTAATCTTTAGTTTCAAGCTTTATATGTAAGCTAGTATTTAAATTTGCACTAATGTCGTTAATGGGAGGGTTGGcatattttatttggtaattGAGAAGTTGTAGTAACATGTATTTGGTCCCTCAAAGtactaaaaaatattcatggAGATTTAAATTTCCTCTCATTAACCTATTTATCacttgttctttttattttgtttgattttccATTGCAGACAACTAGTATATGTAATACTAGATCAATAATGGTTTATTAGTAATAGACCATAGAGGAGAAATTCTTGTGCAATTTAATGTCAATaatgcaacaaaaaaataatattatgatatatgtacatttattttaaggaACTAACATACAATCGGTGGCTATGTTAAATCTAACTACAtacatcatatatatattaattaattatattttttataacacaccaattaattgtattaaatttggTGCATTTTAGGATTTCTTCCAGTGTTGACTATGGAGGAggaattcttttaaaattatgatgataCAGATAGACTAGGGACCATCGAGTGAGGATATTTTGGTCAAATCGTAATGACCAATTAGAAACCATAAAAGATGAATTCCTTATTAGAACATTGTGATTGACTAGACTATTCAccagaagaaagaaataaaggcTTCATAGTCAAACCTTAAATAATGTCATGTGACCATGAATCGTACGGGTTTTTGTTATgatcatgaaaaaaaaaatataaagcaaaagaaaatgtgTAATTTTTGGtagattatatttatttcattaaaaaaatttactgtataaataaattaaatcaaaaaaatgaaaaaatacagttggataaaaataattaccgaAGTGAAGATTTACGAGACCATGAAATggatattttacatttatatgaaaaattagtGGCATTATTGGTATTGAGAGTTTGATATCTAAGCAAATCCGTTGAACATGTGCGCGGAGTGATGTGATGGGAATTAAAAACGTGACAGTTGGCAGTTACCAATTGattgaaactattaaaatgACTCATTTATAACTGAAAATGGCCGCTCAACTCGAAAATCCTCCGCAGAAGAATGTATGGACCAATCATGGCACTGCACTGATTGGAAGAGTGTATAAAGTTTCATACTCCATCCCTTAAAAGGCCCGATCCCTTAAAAGGCTACCCCTCGTTGAATCATG
It contains:
- the LOC102608248 gene encoding ATP-citrate synthase alpha chain protein 2 codes for the protein MARKKIREYDSKRLLKEHLKRLAGLDLQICSAQVTESTDFSELTNKEPWLSSSRLVVKPDMLFGKRGKSGLVALNLDLAQVAEFVKGRLGTEVEMGGCKGPITTFIVEPFVPHNQEYYLSIVSDRLGCTISFSECGGIEIEENWDKVKTIFLPTEKHMTLDACAPLIATLPLEFRGKIGDFIMGVFAVFQDLDFSFIEMNPFTLVNGEPYPLDMRGELDDTAAFKNFKKWANIEFPLPFGRVLSSTESFIHSLDEKTSASLKFTVLNPKGRIWTMVAGGGASVIYADTVGDLGYASELGNYAEYSGAPNEEEVLQYARVVIDCATADPDGRKRALLIGGGIANFTDVATTFNGIIRALREKESKLKAARMHIFVRRGGPNYQTGLAKMRALGEELGIPLEVYGPEATMTGICKQAIDCIMSAS